A portion of the Mesotoga infera genome contains these proteins:
- a CDS encoding sugar ABC transporter ATP-binding protein, with protein sequence MDEKQYLLRMENISKDFFGNQVLKDVTIKVGKGEIIGLVGENGAGKSTLMNILFGLSVIHETGGFQGKIFLEDTEVNFASPFEAIEAGIGMVHQEFILIPGFTATENILLNRESTNYNVFVEVFGERLRTLDRVEMNKRAVTAIEKLEVQLDPNMLVSEMPVGHRQFTEIAREMDRKSTKLLVLDEPTAVLTESEADTMLKAARKLADRGLSIIFITHRLSEVLEIADRLIVLRDGQVVRELESSKTTPREVASLMVGREIKDASSVRSKDNEKSEIVLDIKDLWVDMPGEQVNGVNLQVHKGEILGIGGLAGQGKLGIANGVMGLFPAEGEVHYKGEILPLNNPVSVLSKGIAFVSEDRRGVGLLLDEPIDLNIVFTAIQIQGRFIKNFLGGLVKWRDDKEISRVAREYVESLQIKCVSEKQEAKELSGGNQQKVCLAKAFVLEPDLLFVSEPTRGIDVGAKSVVLETLRRQNREHGTTIIMTSSELEELRSICDRIAIVNEGKIFGILPPTADPADFGLLMLGEQEEVKSGV encoded by the coding sequence ATGGACGAAAAGCAATATCTGCTGAGGATGGAGAACATCAGCAAGGACTTTTTTGGAAATCAGGTTCTAAAAGATGTGACCATAAAAGTTGGAAAAGGCGAAATAATCGGACTTGTTGGTGAGAACGGAGCGGGCAAGTCCACATTAATGAATATCCTCTTCGGACTATCTGTCATTCACGAGACGGGAGGCTTCCAAGGAAAGATATTCCTTGAAGATACCGAAGTAAATTTCGCGAGTCCATTTGAAGCTATTGAAGCCGGTATTGGAATGGTACATCAAGAGTTCATTCTGATTCCGGGTTTCACTGCAACGGAGAACATTCTTCTGAACAGAGAGTCCACCAATTACAATGTATTCGTTGAAGTCTTCGGAGAAAGACTTCGCACACTCGATAGAGTGGAGATGAACAAGAGGGCTGTAACCGCAATCGAGAAGCTTGAGGTCCAACTTGATCCAAACATGCTGGTAAGCGAGATGCCGGTTGGCCACAGGCAGTTCACTGAAATTGCAAGAGAGATGGACAGGAAGTCGACGAAGCTTCTGGTTCTTGACGAGCCTACGGCAGTTCTTACTGAATCAGAAGCTGATACTATGTTGAAGGCTGCCAGAAAGCTCGCCGACCGAGGCCTGTCGATAATCTTCATAACTCACAGGCTTAGCGAGGTTCTGGAAATAGCTGATAGGCTGATTGTATTGAGAGACGGTCAGGTAGTTCGTGAACTGGAGTCATCCAAGACTACTCCGAGAGAGGTTGCTTCTCTGATGGTCGGCAGAGAGATAAAAGACGCCAGTTCTGTGCGTTCAAAGGACAACGAAAAGTCTGAAATTGTTCTCGACATAAAGGATCTATGGGTGGACATGCCTGGAGAACAAGTCAACGGTGTCAACCTTCAAGTACACAAGGGTGAGATTCTCGGAATTGGCGGCCTCGCAGGTCAAGGAAAGCTCGGGATTGCGAACGGAGTGATGGGTCTCTTCCCGGCGGAAGGCGAAGTCCACTATAAAGGCGAGATCCTCCCTCTCAACAATCCGGTCAGCGTCTTGAGCAAAGGAATCGCTTTTGTTTCTGAGGACAGAAGGGGAGTGGGCCTTCTTCTAGATGAACCGATAGACTTGAATATTGTGTTCACTGCGATTCAGATCCAGGGAAGGTTCATCAAGAATTTCCTTGGCGGACTGGTTAAGTGGCGAGACGACAAAGAGATATCGAGAGTTGCAAGAGAATATGTCGAATCGCTGCAGATCAAATGTGTCAGCGAAAAGCAGGAGGCGAAAGAACTTTCGGGCGGCAATCAACAGAAGGTCTGTCTTGCAAAGGCCTTTGTTCTCGAACCTGATCTTCTTTTTGTTTCCGAGCCCACCAGAGGAATCGATGTGGGTGCAAAAAGCGTGGTCCTTGAGACACTCAGAAGGCAGAATAGAGAACACGGAACGACAATAATTATGACATCTTCTGAGCTTGAAGAGCTCCGTTCCATTTGCGATAGGATTGCCATTGTAAACGAAGGAAAGATATTTGGAATTCTTCCGCCTACAGCTGATCCGGCCGACTTCGGTCTACTGATGCTGGGTGAACAGGAAGAGGTGAAGTCAGGTGTTTGA
- a CDS encoding DUF3798 domain-containing protein, which produces MRKALLVLLVVLVSAAFMFAADFHIGVVTGTVSQSEDDLRGAEALIKKYGDAASGGMIVHLTYPDNFMSEQETVIAQITGLADDPLMKAIIVNQAIPGTVESFRRIRETRPDIILLAGLPHEDPPMLADAAHLSVNADSLARGYLIIYTAKQLGAEKFMHISFPRHMSYELLSKRRDIMRAACEELGLEFIDMGSPDPVSDVGIAGAQQFILEKVPAWLDEYGVNTAFFCTNDAHTEPLLKRVAELGGYFIEADLPSPLMGYPGALGVSFTEEETGNWPAILAKVEEAVVDKGGAGRMGTWAYSLGYTTTAALAEHAKNVIEGKCEVDDFDAIMAAFAEYTPGAAWNGSYYVDADGIEQENYLLIYQDTYIFGKGYMGITEIEVPEKFLNF; this is translated from the coding sequence ATGCGTAAAGCACTATTAGTTCTGCTGGTAGTTCTTGTAAGCGCGGCTTTCATGTTTGCTGCGGATTTCCACATTGGTGTTGTAACAGGAACTGTATCGCAGTCCGAAGACGATCTCAGAGGCGCCGAAGCATTGATCAAGAAATACGGAGATGCTGCTTCCGGTGGGATGATCGTACATCTTACCTACCCTGACAACTTCATGTCTGAGCAGGAGACAGTCATCGCACAGATAACCGGTCTCGCAGACGATCCTCTAATGAAGGCAATCATTGTTAATCAGGCTATTCCTGGAACAGTCGAGAGCTTCAGAAGAATCAGGGAAACAAGACCGGACATCATTCTCCTGGCAGGTCTTCCTCACGAAGATCCTCCAATGCTAGCCGATGCAGCTCACCTTTCAGTCAACGCTGACTCACTGGCACGTGGATACCTAATAATCTACACGGCCAAGCAGCTGGGCGCCGAGAAGTTCATGCACATCTCGTTCCCAAGGCATATGTCCTACGAACTTCTTTCAAAGAGAAGAGACATCATGAGAGCCGCTTGTGAAGAACTCGGTCTCGAGTTCATAGACATGGGTTCTCCGGACCCTGTCAGTGACGTTGGAATCGCCGGCGCACAACAGTTCATTCTGGAGAAAGTCCCCGCCTGGCTTGATGAGTATGGAGTAAACACTGCATTCTTCTGTACAAACGATGCCCACACAGAACCTCTTCTCAAGAGAGTCGCAGAACTTGGCGGTTATTTCATCGAAGCCGATCTGCCTTCTCCTTTGATGGGCTATCCCGGCGCGCTCGGCGTATCCTTTACCGAAGAGGAAACTGGCAACTGGCCAGCAATTCTCGCCAAGGTGGAAGAAGCCGTTGTTGACAAGGGTGGAGCTGGAAGAATGGGAACATGGGCCTACTCGCTTGGTTATACAACAACCGCAGCGCTTGCAGAACATGCAAAGAATGTCATTGAAGGCAAGTGTGAAGTAGACGACTTTGATGCAATCATGGCGGCTTTTGCTGAATACACACCTGGAGCGGCGTGGAATGGAAGCTATTACGTCGATGCCGATGGAATTGAGCAGGAAAATTACCTCTTGATCTATCAGGACACCTACATATTTGGAAAAGGTTACATGGGTATCACTGAAATTGAGGTTCCTGAGAAGTTTCTGAATTTCTAA